gtatgtattatgacgggctgcgtataaatggtcgtcgtatgtgtgcgtgtatgcactgtgtaaattagtactagaatgcatttaattgcgtgtatgttgcatcatgataacacttaaatgtcacacatcgatataacttgtgttcttccttactaagaggtgtctcacccctgttgtacgtacatttttacaggtcctttgagtaaccggaactagcgtcctggtgtggggagcgtagtggccggtataCTGCGTTTAGcactaggtaagtgctaggactgtaattttggtgggttgccattttgggatatactgggcacccgtttgtacgttttgatagaacATTgcgtctgctcttgtatagactttggtatggtactgcatatgtatatagaagaCTTTTTTTTGCtgcatatatgattatgattggatgtgtttagggtgcttgggaaccccacagggtcggaccctcatccatagtactgtatctgtgatgatttatatgatatagggataggttaggttacattttcacccctgggtcccatttcggggttcgaggcgtgacaatgAACATATCAATTCCCAAAAAAACTCCAGACCAGAAACAGAAGCTCATGACAACACCCATACACACTCACCTAGAAAATCAACCAGAATAAGAAGAGCTCCTACTTATTTGCAGGATTTCATATGTCAGCAGTCAACCTTCCTTCTCCTATCTCAGGACTTGGACAAGCAGAAAGACCAGATCTTATCAGGTAAGCTTTCTCCTCTAAGTGCCACAATATCTTATGATAAGTTGTCTACACCTCACAAGACTTTCGTGACCTCTATAACCTCACACACTAAACCTACAACTTACCTAGAAGCAAGTACATCACCCAAGTGGGTCAAGGCCTTGAAGGCTGAAATTGCTGCCCTTGAACTCAATGACACTTGGATTATTATGGATTTACTTCCTGACAAAGAACCAATAGGCTATAAAtgggtttacaaaatcaaatttctTGCTGATGGTAGCATAGAAAGATACAAGGCCAGGCTTGTTGCTAAAGGGTACACACAGCATGAGGGGTTGGACTACCACGAAACCTTTTCTCCTGTGGAAAAAATGGTTACCGTGAGATTCTTGTTAGCCATTGCAGCAGTAAAAGGGTGGTTCTTACAGCAATTTGATGTCaataatgccttcttgcatggggATTTAGAGGAGGAGGAGTGCATAGAGTTGCCCTCGGGGTATCCTAATGAAAGTGGGAGAAAAGTATGCAAATTAAACAaaagtttgtatggtctcaaacaagcctCACGTCAATGGTACTCAAAACTCTCAAATTTCATCATTCACCAAGGATATATTCAGTCCAAGGCAGATTATAGCTTGTTCACAAAGGTAACTGAGGGCTCTTTCACAACTATtctagtatatgtggatgatgtAATAGTTGTTGGAAATAATATGGATGAAATTGATCAATTGAAGAGATCTCTTGATGACCAATTCAAAATCAAAGACCTTGGTAAGCTGAAGTATTTTCTGGGTATTGAAGTGGCAAGGACAGCAAAGGGGATTCATTTATGTCAACGCAAATATGCTTTGGACATTTTAAGAGACTCGGGTACCATTGGCTCTACTCTAGCAAAGATTCCCTTGGATCAAAATGTGAGAATGTCCAAAGAAGAAGGAGAATTGCTTCTTGAGCCTACTCTTTATAGAAGACTGATCGGTAGATTATTGTATCTGACCATAACCAGGCTTGAATTAGCGTACTTAGTCCAAATGCTAAGCCAATTCATGAAGAATCCAAGAGTGCCACACCTGCAGGCAGCCCACAAGGTACTTCGGTTCATCAAAAGGTCACTAGGGCAGGGTTTGTTCTATCTAGTGATTCAGATTGGGGGGCTTGTCCAGACACTAGAAGGTCCGTGATAGGCTACTGCGTGTTCCTTGGGAAATCCTTGGtgtcttggaaatcaaagaaacaaagtgtggtcTCTAGGTCTTCTGCTACTGTGACAACAAATCAGTTATACACATTGCCACCAATCCCATATtccatgagaggacaaagcataTAGAAATAGATTGTCATTTAATTAGAGACAAGATTCAAGAGGGTTGCATTTCAACAAAGCATGTGGAAAGCAGGTTGCAAGTGGCAGATATTCTCACACAGAGCTTAGGCTCACAAGCTTTTTATTCATGCTTATCCAAGATGGGAGTAGAAGACATCTACTCTCCATCTTGTGGGGGGTtgttgaagaatgaagaaaattgAATGGGCTGCAGACAGCCGTTCATAACCATAACcgttgaaatttttatttttatttttattttctccaTTCTGTTACAAGGAAATTGTTAGGAATAACCGTATATTATTCCTGTAGTTAGCATCCAACTATTTTTGATTCCATTTGTActctatatatatactgatccAATACAGAAGAAATACACGAGAATTCTTTCCATTAtaattctttccttttttctacattctctccttctctccccTATGTTCGATCCATTACAGCCTAGCGGTTCTCACTCATAGCAGCAAAGCCAAAATCTTATAATCTGAGATTTTCTTTTTACACAAATTCAATGCATGAAATTACCATACATAGCTCAAATTCAGAAACTAGCATCAAACAGGAGTAAGGAGTTCTTCCACATCTACAATTAGTAATGCAATGCTAGGGCGACCGATGAAGGAAAGTCGTATGCTGACCATTTTGTGTGCTAATTTAGAGAACTCAAGAATTTAGAAAACTGTGTATCATTCAAACAAATAAACACAAATATTAATAGGGCatgattatattttgttttcatttttcattttagttttccaacAAATTCAACAAacgtatgaaataaatgaataataataaataattttgacattgttgcttatgaaaatagttttaatctttcatttctaatttttcaactAGTACAAAAATGTCACACTATTTTCCAGTTTTCAAAATTAGTATAGAAGAAATTAGAAAacatcttttctttatttttctagaTATCCAACTCTTTAGAAAacatcttttctttatttttctagaTATCCAACTCTTACTTTGCATACGGAAGCACAGGACTTGAATATTGGAATTCAATTTCTTTGAATTAtacataaaatttattttaaatccaTACAATCCAAATTCAAACCCCAAATTTTTTCATAATTCCATATATTATCTGATATTAAATTTGAAAGACAAACTATCTTCATTGtcactttttaaaatttataaatagaaAGCAAAAAATTATCTTACACATATAAAacaaaactctttattttcaaccTTTTTAAATACAAacctcaaaaaattttaaaataaactaaaattttcaccattcttcaaaaaataaaaaataaaaaattaaagaatgaaaaaatgttttccaaaactaaaaaGTCGAATTTTTTCCTATTTCTAAAGAAAGTTCTCATAGCTTTAGTGGTGGTTTAAGACTCACAATTACTCAGCCTTGCCCAATGAGCCTGAGAGTGAAGCTTGCAAGTGAGTGCACCGGCTGCAGATTGTTTCTTTTCTCAATGGCAGGTATGGCGGTGACAACCAAATGCCCTGGTAACTGACAATGTTAGGACTGTCGATGATGATTCTCTCGGCCTCTGTTCGTTGTTGTGTAATTGCATTCAATTTACAGGGATATAGATGCTCAGTACGGTTAATAAGAAAGACTTTAATCTTTCCAAAGACCCTCAAACTTTCATGGCAACCCTTTaattatttctctcttttctctcgaATGTTTCTTCACTTTGGCTCAAACcaagaaaacctctcaagaaaaCTCATGCCCTTGTGCGATCTCTCTGCCCGGCAGTCTTACGTGGAGTTCTCAAACAACTTCTGCGAATCCATGAAAGCATGCTCATCCCTCAAATCTACACCTATTGCGCGAAAGCTTCATGCTCAACTCATTTCTACAGGCTTGGAGTCTTCCATTTTTCTCCAAAACCATCTCTTGGATACGTACTCCAATTGTGGCTTGGTTGATGATGCCTTCCGTGTTTTTCGCGATATCAAGTTTCCTAACGTCTATAGTTGGAATATAATGATTGGTGGGCTCTTAGGTTCAGGGCGTTTGGCAGCAGCAGAGAAGCTGTTTGATGAAATGCCTGTGAGAGACGTTGTTTCTTGGAATTCGATGATGTCCGGCTATTTCAATAATGGCCAACCAGAGAATACTGTTAAGGTTTTCGCTTTGATGATTCGGGATTTTAATTGTGTTCCTGATCATTTCTCTTTTGCCCGTGCCATGAAGGCTTGTGCTAGCCTTGGGTATCTTAGCTTGGCTTTCCAATTGCATGGTATGGCTAAGAAATTTGATTTTGGGAATGACATGTCTGTTGAGGCCTCCATTGTTGATATGTACATTAAGTGTGGTGCAGCAAATTTAGCTGAGATGGTGTTCTTAAGGATTCCAAACCCCAATCTGTTTTGCTGGAACAGCATGATTTATGCTTATTCAAAGTTGTATGGTGCGGATTGTGCTCTTGATTTGTTCTTCCAGATGCCTGAATGGGACACTGTTTCCTGGAACACAATGATTTCCATCTTGGCTCAGCATGGGTTGGCTATCCAGACTCTTGAGATGTTTGTTGAGATGTGGGGTCAAGGATTCAGAACAAATTCCATGACATATGCTAATGTTCTTAGTGTATGCACGAGCATTCCTGATTTGGACTGGGGTGCCCATTTGCATGCTCGAATCATCCGAATGGAAACAAGTCTTGATGTGTTTATTGGCAGCGGTTTGATTGATATGTATGCAAAATGTGGATGTTTAAAACCTGCGAGGCGAGTGTTTGATAGCTTAACGGAACACAATGCAGTTTCATGGACTTCTTTAATCAGGGGCATGGCTCTATTTGGGCTTGAAGAGGAAGCCTTGTCTTTATTTAATCAAATGAGAGAGGCCCCTGTAGCACCTGATGAGTTTACTCTTGCCACTGTTCTTGGGTCTTGTTCAAGTCCAAAGGATATTTGCCTTGGTGGACAGCTCCATGCGTGTACTGTGAAGCTTGGAATGGATTCCTCCATTCCTGTTCGGAATGCTCTTATTACAATGTATGGAAAATGCAGAGATATTCAGAAGGCAATTCACATGTTTGAATTTATGGCAATAAAAGATATAATTTCATGGACAGCAATGATATCGGTGTTCTCTCAACATGGCTATGTTGACAAAGCCAGggaatattttaataaaatgcctgCACAGAATGTTATAACTTGGAACTCAATGTTAATGACATATACACAGCATGGGCTTTGGGAAGAAGGTTTCAAATTGTTTGTTTTAATGCTGAAGGAAAGGGTTAAGCTGGATTGGATTACTTTTGCAGCTTCAATTAGTGCTTGTGCTAATTCTGTTGTATTAAAACTCGGGAATCAAATTATAGCTCAAGCAAATAAATTAGGGTTTGATTCTAATGTTTCAGTGGCAAATAGTGTTATAACTATGTATTCAAGGTGTGGACAAGTTGCTGAGGCCCGGAAAGTTTTCGACTCAATTGCTGTGAAAAATTTGATATCCTGGAATGCAATGATGGCAGGATATGCTCAGAATGGACAAGGAAGAGAAGTGATTGATACTCTTGAGAATATGTTAAAGACGGGATGTACACCTGACCATGTAAGCTTTGTCGCTGTACTATCGGGTTGTAGCCACTCAGGACTTGTATTAGAAGGACAGCATTTCTTCAATTCCATGGTTAAAGATCACGGAATAACACCGGTGCATGAGCATTACGTGTGCATGGTAGATCTACTTGGCCGGGCTGGGATGCTAGAACAAGCTGTAAATATGATTGACGGGATGCTCTTTAAACCAAATGCTGCCATTTGGGGAGCCCTACTTGGTGCTTGTAGGATCCATGGCAGCACAGAATTAGCAGAATTGGCACTGAAGAACTTGCTTGAGTTGGATGCAGAAGAATCCGGAGGTTATGTCCTTCTGGCTAACATGTATTCAGATCATCACAAATTAGAAGGTGTTGCAAATGTAAGAAAACTGATGAGAGAGAAAGGGATTCAGAAGAATCCTGGTTGTAGTTGGATTGAGGTCGATAATACGATGCATGTGTTTACTGCAGATGACAGTAGTCATCCACAAATCAATGATGTTTATAGGATGTTAGAGGACATTATTAAGGAGATAGAAGATGCATATTACAAAAATCAATTCTGCTAAGTTTCAATACTAGCTACCACCTAccaccaaagaaaaaaaaaaaggtaacaATAGTGAAAGAATATGCATGGAAAATTCttgaaaaggagagagagagagagagagagagagagagagagagagagagagagagagagaaggtttaTAGAATGACTCTGGGCCTACTTAGCAACTGTTTTATTTTTGAGTGTTTGGCTAAATATATTTGAGCCCACTTAGCAACTCTTTTCCTATGGAAAACTATTCTTCTCAaattgtttctttatttttctcaaaatatttttatgatcCGGAGAATTgtaaaaatatctttaaaattatgatatttttgtaGAAATCAACTTACCCTCTTTATAttcaaaatataagaaaattgaAGCGGGTCATAATTCTAACAATTTGATGAATAATCTACACATTAATCCAAAGTTGCAAGCAATTCCTTCAAACAATTgtatttaat
This genomic stretch from Malania oleifera isolate guangnan ecotype guangnan chromosome 3, ASM2987363v1, whole genome shotgun sequence harbors:
- the LOC131151583 gene encoding pentatricopeptide repeat-containing protein At2g13600-like produces the protein MLGLSMMILSASVRCCVIAFNLQGYRCSVRLIRKTLIFPKTLKLSWQPFNYFSLFSRMFLHFGSNQENLSRKLMPLCDLSARQSYVEFSNNFCESMKACSSLKSTPIARKLHAQLISTGLESSIFLQNHLLDTYSNCGLVDDAFRVFRDIKFPNVYSWNIMIGGLLGSGRLAAAEKLFDEMPVRDVVSWNSMMSGYFNNGQPENTVKVFALMIRDFNCVPDHFSFARAMKACASLGYLSLAFQLHGMAKKFDFGNDMSVEASIVDMYIKCGAANLAEMVFLRIPNPNLFCWNSMIYAYSKLYGADCALDLFFQMPEWDTVSWNTMISILAQHGLAIQTLEMFVEMWGQGFRTNSMTYANVLSVCTSIPDLDWGAHLHARIIRMETSLDVFIGSGLIDMYAKCGCLKPARRVFDSLTEHNAVSWTSLIRGMALFGLEEEALSLFNQMREAPVAPDEFTLATVLGSCSSPKDICLGGQLHACTVKLGMDSSIPVRNALITMYGKCRDIQKAIHMFEFMAIKDIISWTAMISVFSQHGYVDKAREYFNKMPAQNVITWNSMLMTYTQHGLWEEGFKLFVLMLKERVKLDWITFAASISACANSVVLKLGNQIIAQANKLGFDSNVSVANSVITMYSRCGQVAEARKVFDSIAVKNLISWNAMMAGYAQNGQGREVIDTLENMLKTGCTPDHVSFVAVLSGCSHSGLVLEGQHFFNSMVKDHGITPVHEHYVCMVDLLGRAGMLEQAVNMIDGMLFKPNAAIWGALLGACRIHGSTELAELALKNLLELDAEESGGYVLLANMYSDHHKLEGVANVRKLMREKGIQKNPGCSWIEVDNTMHVFTADDSSHPQINDVYRMLEDIIKEIEDAYYKNQFC